A part of Sugiyamaella lignohabitans strain CBS 10342 chromosome D, complete sequence genomic DNA contains:
- the RCF1 gene encoding Rcf1p (Cytochrome c oxidase subunit; required for assembly of the Complex III-Complex IV supercomplex, and for assembly of Cox13p and Rcf2p into cytochrome c oxidase; similar to Rcf2p, and either Rcf1p or Rcf2p is required for late-stage assembly of the Cox12p and Cox13p subunits and for cytochrome c oxidase activity; required for growth under hypoxic conditions; member of the hypoxia induced gene family; C. elegans and human orthologs are functional in yeast; GO_component: GO:0016021 - integral component of membrane [Evidence IEA]; GO_component: GO:0031305 - integral component of mitochondrial inner membrane [Evidence IDA] [PMID 22310663]; GO_component: GO:0031305 - integral component of mitochondrial inner membrane [Evidence IDA] [PMID 22342701]; GO_component: GO:0031305 - integral component of mitochondrial inner membrane [Evidence IDA] [PMID 22405070]; GO_component: GO:0016020 - membrane [Evidence IEA]; GO_component: GO:0031966 - mitochondrial membrane [Evidence IEA]; GO_component: GO:0097249 - mitochondrial respiratory chain supercomplex [Evidence IDA] [PMID 22310663]; GO_component: GO:0097249 - mitochondrial respiratory chain supercomplex [Evidence IDA] [PMID 22342701]; GO_component: GO:0097249 - mitochondrial respiratory chain supercomplex [Evidence IDA] [PMID 22405070]; GO_component: GO:0005739 - mitochondrion [Evidence IEA]; GO_component: GO:0005739 - mitochondrion [Evidence IDA] [PMID 14562095]; GO_component: GO:0005739 - mitochondrion [Evidence IDA] [PMID 14576278]; GO_component: GO:0005739 - mitochondrion [Evidence IDA] [PMID 16823961]; GO_function: GO:0003674 - molecular_function [Evidence ND]; GO_process: GO:0033617 - mitochondrial respiratory chain complex IV assembly [Evidence IGI] [PMID 22310663]; GO_process: GO:0097250 - mitochondrial respiratory chain supercomplex assembly [Evidence IMP] [PMID 22342701]; GO_process: GO:0097250 - mitochondrial respiratory chain supercomplex assembly [Evidence IMP] [PMID 22405070]) yields MSSVPPNSDYTSLTGEEDILDKLARKAKEQPVVPIGMLLTCGALYMSARALRGGNSKLANRMFYWRVGLQGFTVAALVIGGYYYGKPNRPTDRDSILRRTAKEREDIWIKELERVDEMDKERKARADAVALDKKERLRRQFEEARAASGKKDE; encoded by the coding sequence ATGTCTTCAGTACCACCAAACTCAGATTATACGTCCCTTACTGGCGAGGAAGACATCCTTGACAAACTGGCTCGTAAGGCCAAGGAGCAGCCGGTTGTGCCAATTGGCATGCTCTTAACATGCGGTGCTTTATATATGTCTGCTAGGGCTCTTCGTGGTGGAAATTCTAAACTGGCCAACAGAATGTTTTATTGGCGTGTTGGTTTGCAGGGTTTCACTGTGGCTGCTCTTGTTATTGGAGGATACTATTACGGAAAACCCAATCGTCCTACTGACAGAGACTCTATTCTACGAAGGACGGCTAAAGAGAGAGAGGACATTTGGATCAAGGAGCTTGAGCGCGTGGACGAAATGgacaaagaaagaaaggctcgtgctgatgctgttgccTTGGATAAAAAGGAGAGACTTCGTCGTCAATTCGAGGAGGCTCGTGCTGCCAGTGGCAAAAAGGACGAGTAA
- the GUK1 gene encoding guanylate kinase (Guanylate kinase; converts GMP to GDP; required for growth and mannose outer chain elongation of cell wall N-linked glycoproteins; GO_component: GO:0005737 - cytoplasm [Evidence IDA] [PMID 14562095]; GO_component: GO:0005634 - nucleus [Evidence IDA] [PMID 14562095]; GO_function: GO:0005524 - ATP binding [Evidence IEA]; GO_function: GO:0004385 - guanylate kinase activity [Evidence IEA,IEA]; GO_function: GO:0004385 - guanylate kinase activity [Evidence IDA] [PMID 1334480]; GO_function: GO:0016301 - kinase activity [Evidence IEA]; GO_function: GO:0000166 - nucleotide binding [Evidence IEA]; GO_function: GO:0016740 - transferase activity [Evidence IEA]; GO_process: GO:0046037 - GMP metabolic process [Evidence TAS] [PMID 11035032]; GO_process: GO:0046939 - nucleotide phosphorylation [Evidence IEA,IEA]; GO_process: GO:0016310 - phosphorylation [Evidence IEA]; GO_process: GO:0006163 - purine nucleotide metabolic process [Evidence IEA]), producing the protein MQGVKSVKKTDLNARFLFIAPPSVETLKSRLEGRGTETQESLNNRLNQALAELEYSKEPGAHDKIIVNDDLEKAYAELKAFVTSE; encoded by the coding sequence ATGCAAGGAGTCAAGTCAGTCAAGAAGACTGATTTGAATGCCCGTTTCCTTTTCATTGCTCCTCCATCTGTCGAGACTTTGAAGTCTCGTCTCGAGGGCCGTGGCACTGAGACCCAAGAATCTCTTAATAACCGTCTTAATCAAGCTCTTGCTGAGCTTGAGTACTCCAAGGAGCCTGGTGCTCACGACAAGATCATCGTTAACGATGACCTTGAAAAGGCCTATGCTGAGTTAAAAGCTTTTGTCACTTCTGAATAg
- the CSR1 gene encoding Csr1p (Phosphatidylinositol transfer protein; has a potential role in regulating lipid and fatty acid metabolism under heme-depleted conditions; interacts specifically with thioredoxin peroxidase; may have a role in oxidative stress resistance; protein abundance increases in response to DNA replication stress; GO_component: GO:0005737 - cytoplasm [Evidence IEA,IEA]; GO_component: GO:0005829 - cytosol [Evidence IDA] [PMID 12869188]; GO_component: GO:0005768 - endosome [Evidence IEA,IEA]; GO_component: GO:0005768 - endosome [Evidence IDA] [PMID 10848624]; GO_component: GO:0005768 - endosome [Evidence IDA] [PMID 12869188]; GO_component: GO:0005811 - lipid particle [Evidence IDA] [PMID 17803462]; GO_component: GO:0005739 - mitochondrion [Evidence IDA] [PMID 14576278]; GO_component: GO:0005739 - mitochondrion [Evidence IDA] [PMID 16823961]; GO_component: GO:0005628 - prospore membrane [Evidence IDA] [PMID 24390141]; GO_function: GO:0008525 - phosphatidylcholine transporter activity [Evidence IDA] [PMID 10848624]; GO_function: GO:0008526 - phosphatidylinositol transporter activity [Evidence IDA] [PMID 10848624]; GO_process: GO:0043001 - Golgi to plasma membrane protein transport [Evidence IGI] [PMID 10848624]; GO_process: GO:0006893 - Golgi to plasma membrane transport [Evidence IGI] [PMID 16126894]; GO_process: GO:0016042 - lipid catabolic process [Evidence IEA]; GO_process: GO:0006629 - lipid metabolic process [Evidence IEA]; GO_process: GO:0006869 - lipid transport [Evidence IEA]; GO_process: GO:0045717 - negative regulation of fatty acid biosynthetic process [Evidence IDA,IGI,IMP] [PMID 17803462]; GO_process: GO:1901352 - negative regulation of phosphatidylglycerol biosynthetic process [Evidence IGI] [PMID 12869188]; GO_process: GO:0046488 - phosphatidylinositol metabolic process [Evidence IGI] [PMID 16262726]; GO_process: GO:0009395 - phospholipid catabolic process [Evidence IEA]; GO_process: GO:0015914 - phospholipid transport [Evidence IDA] [PMID 10848624]; GO_process: GO:2001247 - positive regulation of phosphatidylcholine biosynthetic process [Evidence IGI] [PMID 12869188]; GO_process: GO:0006810 - transport [Evidence IEA]), giving the protein MSTAAKGTLPGRAGNLTTEQEHKLKEFWAQVLIYTGSAPESLATQLTSYSVTSGAAAKKKGGFFSKKDKHVDDIATQSELFRAALPKLTPETFIKAVRFMSRGDNVDDLFLRFLRARKWDVAKALEMFATTISWRVEFGVDELLRTGEEQCVKDKEDGVILQFKTGKAILRGKDKTGRPIVDVHVKLHDPKAQSERDIEKFTIFLIEASRLCLNDPNDTAAVIFDLTDFAISNMDYAAVKFIITCFERHYPECLGFLFIHNAPWVFQGIWNVIKGWIDPVVASKISFTRNHNDLVKLIDDKEIPKSMGGSRPWDFEYLPPVPGENQKLEDHETRDKILAERVNLFKELEQVTVQWISATGEQSNALEAKRSQIIAEVRKNYFLLDPYVRARSAYDRDGTLAEFKQQLHQPELEAAAQAAKTGKAPSLADEKNDQTRVKTAPAAAPAAVTA; this is encoded by the coding sequence ATGtctactgctgctaaggGAACTCTTCCCGGCCGTGCCGGAAACTTAACTACTGAGCAAGAACACAAACTCAAGGAATTTTGGGCTCAGGttcttatttatacagGAAGTGCTCCTGAATCATTAGCTACTCAGCTTACTTCTTATTCAGTGACttcgggtgctgctgctaagaagAAGGGTGGTTTTTTCTCCAAGAAAGATAAGCATGTCGATGATATTGCTACTCAGTCTGAACTATTCCGGGCCGCACTTCCCAAGTTGACCCCTGAAACTTTTATTAAAGCTGTTCGTTTCATGTCTCGTGGTGAcaatgttgatgatttgtTCTTGAGATTCTTGCGTGCTCGTAAGTGGGATGTTGCCAAAGCTTTGGAGATGTTTGCTACCACTATTTCTTGGAGAGTGGAGTTCGGTGTTGACGAGCTTCTCCGCACTGGTGAAGAACAATGTGTCAAGGATAAGGAAGACGGTGTTATTCTTCAATTCAAGACTGGTAAGGCCATTTTGAGAGGTAAAGATAAGACCGGCCGTCCTATTGTGGATGTCCATGTCAAATTACACGATCCCAAGGCTCAATCTGAGAGAGATATTGAGAAGTTCACTATTTTCCTGATTGAGGCTTCTCGTTTGTGTCTTAACGATCCCAATGATACTGCAGCTGTTATTTTCGATTTGACTGATTTTGCTATTTCCAATATGGACTATGCCGCTGTCAAGTTCATTATCACCTGTTTCGAGAGACACTACCCCGAGTGTCTTGGATTCTTGTTCATTCACAATGCTCCATGGGTATTCCAGGGTATCTGGAATGTCATCAAGGGCTGGATCGATCCTGTTGTGGCATCTAAGATCTCGTTCACCCGTAACCACAACGATCTTGTCAAGTTGATTGACGACAAGGAGATTCCTAAGTCTATGGGTGGATCTCGTCCTTGGGATTTCGAGTATCTTCCTCCTGTTCCTGGtgaaaatcaaaagctAGAAGACCATGAGACCAGAGATAAGATTCTAGCCGAGAGAGTCAATCTGTTTAAGGAGCTTGAGCAAGTAACAGTTCAATGGATTTCTGCTACCGGTGAGCAGAGTAATGCTCTTGAGGCCAAGCGTAGCCAGATCATTGCTGAAGTCCGCAAGAACTACTTCCTCTTGGACCCCTATGTGCGTGCCCGATCTGCCTATGACCGTGACGGAACTTTGGCCGAGTTCAAGCAACAACTCCACCAACCTGAACTCGAGGCCGCTGCCCAAGCCGCTAAGACTGGAAAAGCCCCATCTCTCGCCGATGAAAAAAACGACCAAACCAGAGTTAAGACCGCCCCTGCCGctgccccagccgccgtCACTGCCTAG
- the MCH5 gene encoding Mch5p (Plasma membrane riboflavin transporter; facilitates the uptake of vitamin B2; required for FAD-dependent processes; sequence similarity to mammalian monocarboxylate permeases, however mutants are not deficient in monocarboxylate transport; GO_component: GO:0016021 - integral component of membrane [Evidence IEA,IEA]; GO_component: GO:0016021 - integral component of membrane [Evidence ISM] [PMID 12192589]; GO_component: GO:0016020 - membrane [Evidence IEA]; GO_component: GO:0005886 - plasma membrane [Evidence IEA,IEA]; GO_component: GO:0005886 - plasma membrane [Evidence IDA] [PMID 16204239]; GO_function: GO:0008028 - monocarboxylic acid transmembrane transporter activity [Evidence IGI,IMP] [PMID 11536335]; GO_function: GO:0032217 - riboflavin transporter activity [Evidence IGI] [PMID 16204239]; GO_process: GO:0032218 - riboflavin transport [Evidence IGI] [PMID 16204239]; GO_process: GO:0055085 - transmembrane transport [Evidence IEA]; GO_process: GO:0006810 - transport [Evidence IEA]), with amino-acid sequence MSEKKNAESVMKPQCDENYADGGVGVGAQFDIDSQSVRSSGINVEVINNSGDEEKTVGDKPIPEAVPVVGPPPNGGLQAYLAVLGGFFALFNSWGLINTFGAFETYYQEDLLSHEDPSTIAWIGSIQGYFVVAAAIVFGRMVDAGYIQSLLYVGTFLLTFGMMMTSISSEFYQIFLAQGVVVGIGCCCMFVVSVSVVASYFSTRRAFFVGIVASGVSLMVVNDGVREIITRLAG; translated from the coding sequence AtgtcagaaaaaaaaaatgcagaATCTGTGATGAAACCTCAATGTGATGAAAACTATGCTGATGGTGGAGTCGGAGTTGGTGCACagtttgatattgacaGCCAGTCTGTACGGTCATCTGGTATCAATGTTGAagttataaataatagcgGAGATGAGGAGAAGACGGTCGGAGATAAACCAATCCCAGAGGCTGTTCCTGTTGTAGGACCTCCTCCAAATGGTGGTTTACAGGCTTATTTAGCGGTTTTAGGTGGTTTCTTTGCATTATTCAATAGTTGGGGTCTCATCAATACATTTGGCGCTTTTGAGACGTATTATCAAGAGGATTTGTTGAGCCACGAGGACCCGTCTACTATTGCCTGGATCGGATCTATCCAAGGATATTTTGTCGTTGCCGCTGCCATTGTCTTTGGAAGAATGGTTGATGCCGGATACATTCAGAGTTTATTGTATGTCGGAACTTTTCTTCTGACTTTTggaatgatgatgacaagcATCTCGTCGGAGTTCTATCAGATTTTCCTTGCACAGGGTGTTGTGGTTGGAATCGGATGCTGTTGTATGTTTGTGGTGTCGGTCTCAGTAGTGGCTTCTTATTTTAGTACTAGACGTGCCTTTTTTGTTGGTATCGTTGCTTCAGGGGTAAGTTTAATGGTTGTGAATGATGGAGTTCGTGAGATCATAACTCGGTTGGCAGGTTGA
- the MCH5 gene encoding Mch5p (Plasma membrane riboflavin transporter; facilitates the uptake of vitamin B2; required for FAD-dependent processes; sequence similarity to mammalian monocarboxylate permeases, however mutants are not deficient in monocarboxylate transport; GO_component: GO:0016021 - integral component of membrane [Evidence IEA,IEA]; GO_component: GO:0016021 - integral component of membrane [Evidence ISM] [PMID 12192589]; GO_component: GO:0016020 - membrane [Evidence IEA]; GO_component: GO:0005886 - plasma membrane [Evidence IEA,IEA]; GO_component: GO:0005886 - plasma membrane [Evidence IDA] [PMID 16204239]; GO_function: GO:0008028 - monocarboxylic acid transmembrane transporter activity [Evidence IGI,IMP] [PMID 11536335]; GO_function: GO:0032217 - riboflavin transporter activity [Evidence IGI] [PMID 16204239]; GO_process: GO:0032218 - riboflavin transport [Evidence IGI] [PMID 16204239]; GO_process: GO:0055085 - transmembrane transport [Evidence IEA]; GO_process: GO:0006810 - transport [Evidence IEA]) gives MVRELITRIGFGWATRVVAFTIFGLSILPCLFLKGRLPPRKSGPLIDYASFKDIPFILYCIACFFGFMGQYIPIFFIQSYCLEIGIDSNLAFYMTSILNAGSVLGRILPNFIADKTGPLNMLLPCTVACAILAYCWDFISVKGGVIAFSVLFGFFSGTFVSLPPACIASMTAEMNMLGTRMGMAFFLCGFGILIGSPIGGALVTRDDGAFLYAAMFCAACMTLSSVFMFMTRVALSGPKVMVKC, from the coding sequence ATGGTTCGTGAATTGATTACCAGAATTGGATTTGGTTGGGCCACAAGAGTAGTTGCGTTCACTATATTTGGACTTTCAATATTGCCATGTTTGTTCCTGAAAGGCAGGTTACCTCCTAGAAAATCTGGACCTCTGATTGACTACGCGTCCTTCAAGGATATTCCATTTATTTTATACTGCATTGCTTGTTTCTTTGGTTTCATGGGACAGTACATTCCAATTTTCTTTATTCAGTCATATTGTTTAGAAATTGGCATTGATTCCAACCTTGCCTTTTACATGACTTCAATTCTTAATGCTGGCTCTGTTCTGGGCCGTATTCTCCCCAATTTCATTGCAGACAAAACTGGTCCTTTGAATATGCTCTTGCCTTGTACTGTTGCTTGTGCCATCCTAGCTTATTGCTGGGATTTTATAAGTGTTAAAGGAGGAGTGATTGCTTTTTCAGTGTTATTCGGTTTCTTTTCTGGCACATTCGTATCTCTACCTCCTGCCTGTATTGCATCCATGACTGCTGAAATGAACATGCTGGGTACTAGAATGGGCATGGCATTCTTTCTATGTGGTTTTGGTATCCTTATAGGTAGTCCCATTGGAGGTGCTCTTGTCACTCGGGATGACGGCGCTTTTCTATATGCTGCGATGTTTTGCGCTGCCTGTATGACGCTTTCCTCTGTTTTCATGTTTATGACTCGTGTGGCATTGTCAGGACCAAAAGTCATGGTTAAATGTTAA
- the PMU1 gene encoding Pmu1p (Putative phosphomutase; contains a region homologous to the active site of phosphomutases; overexpression suppresses the histidine auxotrophy of an ade3 ade16 ade17 triple mutant and the temperature sensitivity of a tps2 mutant; GO_component: GO:0005737 - cytoplasm [Evidence IEA,IEA]; GO_component: GO:0005737 - cytoplasm [Evidence IDA] [PMID 14562095]; GO_component: GO:0005634 - nucleus [Evidence IEA,IEA]; GO_component: GO:0005634 - nucleus [Evidence IDA] [PMID 14562095]; GO_function: GO:0016853 - isomerase activity [Evidence IEA]; GO_function: GO:0003674 - molecular_function [Evidence ND]; GO_process: GO:0008150 - biological_process [Evidence ND]; GO_process: GO:0008152 - metabolic process [Evidence IEA]), translating to MAQDYWSLLNGDGKIVWGPDAELTPLGIQQAKDNHTAWKEQISKKIRLPQAYYSSPFTRSLDTMLYTWKGISLDFDNALRPLVMEDLREDIGVHTCDKRRTRSFIEGRFGSIVDIEPQLTEEDELWSTQHRETHSEHDARSRDFLNYVFDLDWKSETPVDYVSVTSHSGTTNSLLSVIGHRRFQLGTGGMIPVIVRAQKL from the coding sequence ATGGCACAGGATTACTGGTCTCTGCTGAATGGAGACGGTAAGATCGTTTGGGGACCAGATGCAGAGTTGACGCCTCTTGGTATTCAACAGGCTAAAGATAACCATACTGCATGGAAAGAACAGATTTCCAAGAAAATTAGACTTCCACAAGCTTATTATTCTTCTCCATTTACGAGATCTTTAGATACAATGCTCTACACTTGGAAGGGAATATCACTGGATTTTGATAATGCTCTACGACCACTGGTAATGGAAGATCTCCGAGAGGATATCGGAGTACACACATGTGACAAGCGTAGAACGCGGTCATTTATAGAGGGTCGCTTTGGCTCTATAGTCGATATTGAGCCTCAGttaacagaagaagatgaattGTGGAGTACTCAACACAGGGAAACTCATTCCGAGCATGACGCTCGTAGCCGTGATTTCCTCAATTATGTATTTGATTTAGACTGGAAAAGTGAGACACCTGTTGATTATGTTTCAGTAACTTCACATTCTGGTACGACAAATTCTCTTCTGAGTGTAATTGGACATCGTAGATTTCAACTTGGCACAGGAGGTATGATCCCTGTGATCGTCCGAGCTCAAAAACTATAG